The window CAGCTGACCTACGCGACGCGGCCGACCAGTTGCGCGTCTCGGTGGCGGAAGGTGCCACGCCTGAGCAGCTACGGCACCGGGCCGGCGAGCTGAGGTCGAGACTCGCCGGACACCGACAAGAGGGCACAGTGGACAGCAATATCTCCATCCAGCTCGACCTCATGCTCACCGCGCTCATGATGGACGTCGCCGACTGAGAGTTCAGCGCGGCAGCGCCTGCTGCAGTTCGGCGCGCAGCGCCGGAGTCAGCATCTCACCGGCCTGCTTGGCCAACCGCGCCATCTCGTAGCCGACGACACCGATGTCCGCGTCGCTTGCGGCGAGCGTGGCGAGGATCGAACCGTCCCGGATGTTCATGATCAGGAAGTAGCCGCGGCCCATCTCGACCACGGTCTGCTTCACCACGTCGTTGTCGAACATCTGGGCCGCGCCGCTGGTGATGCTCATCAGCCCGGAGGTCACCGCCGACAGCTTGTCGGCGTGGTCCCGGGGCAGATGATCCGAGACCGCGACCAGCAGACCGTCCGACGACACCACGATGGCATGCGCGACACCCGGCACGCGCTCCGCGAACGCGCTCACCAACCAGCTGAGGTCGCGGGCCTCCTTGCTCAAGGTCTTCACTCTTGCTCCTCCTCACCACGGCGGCCGGCCGGCGCCAGGGTCATCTCGCTGGTGTCCTCGGACTCAGCCCGCCGCACACCGCCGTAGAAGCGGGACAGCACGCTGCTGACCGCATCCGGATCCGGCTCGTCGACCGGCGCCGGAACGGGAGCTGCGGGAGATTCGGCGGAAACGGGCAACGAAGCCATCGGCACCCGTACCGGTAGTCCCTTGCTGCTGGTCCCGGCGGTCACCGGAACCACCGGCGGCGCTGGTGTCGGTGGCAGCGGAGCCACCGGTCCGCGCTGCCGTTCCCACCAGACGCTGCCGCCCCCGGCCGCGGCGCCGCCGGCCGAGGCGCCACGGGACGCGGCCCCGCCGGCCGAGGCGAGGATGTCCTCGGCCCGCGTCGGTGTGGGTCGGCGGCCGCCGCGCCGGACCGCCACGGCCCGGTCACCGGCGGCCGGCCCGGCCGGCAGCGCGGTCATCGGACGCAGCGCCAGTACCGCACGCGGCTGCGCGATCACAGCTGGTTGCGCAGGCGCAACCGGACCCGGTTCCTCCGCCGGAGTCGATGGACGAGCGGCCGGGACCGACGGACGAGCGGCCGGCGGGGCGAACGCCGGCCCACGACCAGCCAGCGCGGCCGGTGGCTGGCCGGCCACCGGGTCACCGGCGCTGGCCCGCACCGCCGCTCCGACGGCACGCATCTCCCTGGTCGGGTAGTCGGTGGGACTGCGGCCGGCCGACGCGACGTACGGCGCGTCCTCGTCCGGCGCGGCGAGCACCGTGCCGGGCAGCCACACGTTGGCCACCAGCCCACGTTCGGCCGGCCGCAACTGCACCCGTACCCCGAGTCGGGCGGCCAGGTGGCTGACGACGAACAGCCCCATCCGCTCGGAGGCGGCGACGTCGGCGGCGGGCGGTTCGGCCAGGGTCACGTTGGCCTGCTCGATCGCCTCGGCGGACATCCCCATCCCCTCGTCGGTGATCTCGATGAGAACCGACTGGGGCGCGTACTCGTGTCCGGTGACGTGCACGTTGGTGTACGGCGGGGAGAAGGCGGTGGCGTTCTCCAGCAACTCGGCGAGCAGATGCACCAGGTCGCCGACGGCGTGCCCGACGATGTGCAGCTTGTCCTCGACGTCGTGGCGGATCCGCGGGTACTGCTCGATCTCGGCAGCGGCGGCCAGGGTCACCGCCGACAGCGCCACCGGACGGCTCCACCGGCGGCTCGCCTCGGTGCCGGCCAGCACCAGCAGGCTCTCGTCGTTGCGGCGCATCCGGGCGGCCAGGTGGTCGAGCTTGAACAGGTTATCCAGCTGGTCCGGGTCACCCTCGTCGCGTTCCAGCTCGTCAAGCAGCTCAAGTTGCCGTTCGACCAGCACCTGGCTGCGGCGGGCCAGGTTGACGAACATCGCATTGACGTTGCGGCGCATCACCGCCTGCTCCACCGCGACGGTCACCGCGCTACGGTGCACCGCGACAAACGCCTCGGCGACCTCACCGACCTCGTCGCGGGTGCGTACCGCCGCCGGAGGGATCTCGATCTGCGGGACCCCGGACTCCACCGAACGGAGCCGTTGCAGGGTGTCCGGCAGGTCGAGCTGGGCGACCTGCAACGCCTGGCTCCGCAGGACGCGCAGCGATCGGGCGATCGACCGTCCGATCGCCACCGAGGTGAACAACGCGATGAACAGCACGCCGAGCACCGCCCCGGCGACCAGCACGGTCCGTTGCAGCTGCTGGTCGCTGCGGGCCTCGGCGAGGCTCACCGCGCTGCCCAGCACGCTCGACTCGACCTGGCGCAGCAGCTGGTGCCGGTCCTGGCTGGCGGCCCACCAGGCGTCCGGTTCCAGCACCGCCGGGCTGGCGGCGCCGCCGACGATGGTGGTTTCCTCCAGTTCCACCGCGGCGACGAACCGGGGGTCGGCGGCGGCCTGGCTGTACCGGGCGATCTGGTTGCCGGTCGCGGTCACCCGAAACTCGGCGAGCGCGGTCAGTTGCTGCGCCCGCAGGTCGGTCAGACTGACCTGATCTTCGGGGCCGTACCGGCCGGCCCGGGCGGCGGCGTACAGCTGCGCCCGGATCCGGGAGCCGAGTTCCTTGACCCGGGCCAGCTGGACGCTGCGCAGCACCGCCTGGGTCAGCTCCGGTCGGTCCTGACCCGGCGACGGTTCGGCGAGCAGGTCCAGCAGAGCGTCGATGGCCCGGGTGTAGTTGCCGAACACGGTGTCGGCACCGACCGCGCCGCCGGAGATGGACTCGCGCAGCGGTGGCAGCTGGTCCAGTGACTCGAGCACCCGGCTGTAGGCGGTCTGCCAGGCCGCGTCCCCGCCGGACTGCGGGCCGGCGGCGGCCAGGAAGTCGGCGATCCGGCGGTCGACCGCGTCGTAGTGCGGCTGCAGCACCTCGACGCTGCGCTCCGGGTCGAACCCGACGCCGGCCTGCCGGACCGCGAGTTCGCCGGCGGAGCGGTCGCGCTCCTGCTGCAGCTCGTGTACCAGGGCGGTGACCTGCTCGCCGATCTGGACCTGCCGGGCGAACTCGTTCAGTGCCGTCGCCTGGCCGACCAGTGAGCCGGTCTGCACCGAGGCGACCACCAGGAACGCCACCGACGGGACGACCAGAACCGCGGCGAGCTTCGCGCCCATCCGCCAGTCCCGGGGACGCAGCCGGAGCCGACGACGGTGTGGCGTCACCCCGTCGTCGTCGGTCAGACGGCGGCGGGGGTACGGCACCGCGTTGTCGTACGGGCCACCGGGAGCAACCACCACGCCTCCTCGCAGTTTCCCCGACACCGGCCAAGCCGAGGAGCGGAGTCCATCCAACCAGCCCACGTTCCGCTGTCAACGCGGCGACCTGCGGGAAGACTCACGAAGGATACAGTGGCTGACTGGCCGGTAGCTTACCCGCCGACTCGCCATCGTCCGTCCGGCCGATGTCGCGGGCCGGCCCCGGCCCGTCGAGCCGGCCGAGCGCGACCAGCGCGGCCCCGGTGGCACCGACCTCGGGCTCGGCCATGTAACGCACCTGACGCGGGGCGAGCACCGCGCCGAACGCCCTGCGCCACCAATCGGACGCGGAGAGTGCGCCACCGCCGAGAACGACCTCGGTCACCGGGCCGTCCATCGTCGATTCGATCTCGTCCAGGTCACCGGCCACCTGCCGGCAGACGCCCTCCATCAGCCCGGCGAATATGTCGACCGCCGTGGTGCCGAATCCCAGTCCGCGCAGCTCACCGGAGCCGGCCGGGGCCCGGCCCGGCGGGCGGTCGCCGCCGAACCGGGGATCCGCCGGTACGCCCTCACCCGGCTCGATCAGCTCCAGCGCCCGTTCCAGCTCGGCGCCCTGCGGCAGGCGCAGTTCCCGGTTCGCCCAGCTGTAGAGGTTGCCGCCGGCGGAGTAGGCTCGGCCGGTGACGATCCGGGTGTGGTCGACCCGGTAGCGCCACAGCTGCGCCGGCAACGGCGGCAACGGGACGCCCGGCGCGGCCAGCTGGACCACCCGTACCGCAGCTGAGGTGCCGACGGTGACCGCGGCCCGGCTGGGATCCAGGCATCCGGAGCCGATGTTGGAGGCGGCGCCGTCGCCGATCGTCGGGGTCCACGGCACGCCGGCCAACGCCGGCCAACGCCGGGCGAACTCGGCCCGCAGCTGCCCACGCCAGTCCGCCGGGGCCAGCTCGGGAAGCTCACCGGGCCGCACCCCGGCCAACCGCACGGCCTCGGGGTCCCACTGCATGGTCACCAGGTCGAGCATGCCGGTGCCGGACGCCTGGGACACCGACATCGGCGCAGGCCCGAGCAGACCGGTCAGCACATACTCCGGCAGGCCGACGAAGCGCGCCGGCCGGCCGCCGCAGTGGCGGCGCAGCCACGGCAGTCGCACCGTCCAGTAGAAGCGGTGCCACCAGGTTCCGGTGCGCTCGTGGAAGTCGGCCTCGTCGACGGGCGCGGTCGCACCGGGCAACGCGGCCGGCCGGGTGTCCAACCAGGTCATCAGGGGGCCGATCGGGGCACCGGCGGGATCCAGCGGCAACACCGAGTGCCACTGGGCGGCGGAGGCGACCAGCTCGACACCGTCGAGCCGGCCGGCCGAGTCGAGCTCGTCGACGCAGTCGATGAGTGCGGCCAGGTAGTCGGCCGGGTCGAGGGTGGCGGCGCCGTCCCGGTCGACCGCCAGCGCCACCTTGCGGCGGGCCAACGCGTCCTGCTGCGGCACGGCCGCGTTGTCGAGGACCAGGCCGCGCACCGACGAGGTGCCGAGATCGAGGGCGAGGATGCTCATCGTCGATCACCGTACCCAGCCACGGGCCTGGACCGGTATGCTGTCGCCATGCTCGCGCTCACTCGTTGCTGGTGGCCCGCTGACCTGGCGGCCCCGCCGCGCGTCTAGCGCGCAACCATCCGGCCGCCCGTCGAGGCGGCCACCGGGTTCCCACCCGGGCAGTTCCTCGCCGGGCCGCCCGAAGCCCGAGGGGACCCGATGACCGACCACCTGTCCAGCCTGCTGCGCGCCGTGCACGACGGCGTCGACCCAGGTCCGTTCGCGCTGCTGCGTCGCGACGGCGCCGACGTCGTCGAACTGCTCCGCGGCACACCGCACCGCGCCGACCGGCTGGCGGACATCCCGCTGCCGGCCGGACCGGCCAACCAGCCGGCGACGCTGGCGGTGGTCCCGTACCGGCAGATCGCCGAACGCGGATTCGCCCACGTCGACGACGGGCTTCCGCTGGAATGCATCCGGGTGTCGACCTACCGGCAGGTGCCGGTCGCGACGGCGATTCGCGACCTGCCCGGCACGCCGGTGACGACCGACGGCGGCGGCTTCGACATCGCCGACGACGAGTACGCCGACCTGGTGGCCCAGGTGCTGCGGGACGAGATCGGCAACGGTGCCGGCGCCAACTTCGTGCTGCACCGCACCTACCGTGCCCGGCTGGTGGCACCGGGCGGGTCCGCCGCCGACCGGGTGGCCCGCTCGGCGGCGCTGGTCGCCGGGTTGAGCGCACTTCGCCGGCTGCTGCGCGACGAACGCGGCGCCTACTGGACGTTCCTGGTCTACACCGGCGAGCGGGTGCTGGTCGGCGCGACACCGGAACGGCACGTCAGCGTCAGCGACGGACTGGCCATGATGAACCCGATCAGCGGCACCCTGCGGCATCCGCGGGGCGAGCCGGATCTCGCCACCGTACTGTCGTTCCTCGACGATCCGAAGGAGGTCGAGGAGCTCTACATGGTGCTCGACGAGGAGCTCAAGATGATGGCGACGGTCGCCGAGCACGGTGGCCAGGTGATCGGCCCCTACCTGAAGCGGATGTCCCGGCTGAGCCACACCGAGTACCTGCTCGCCGGACGCAACTGCCACGACGTGCGGGAGGTGCTCCGGCAGACGATGTTCGCGCCGACCGTCACCGGCAGCCCGATCGAGAGCGCCTGCCGGGTGATCGCCCGGTACAGCCCCGGTGGACGCCGCTACTACGCCGGGGTGCTCGCACTGCTCGGCCACGACAGCGACGGCGCGCAGACGCTGGACGCCCCGATCCTGATCCGGGCCGCCGAGATCGATCTGACCGGGGAGATCCGGGTGCCGGTCGGCGCGACCCTGGTGCGTCACTCCACACCGTCCGGTGAGGTGGCCGAGACGCACGCGAAGGCGTCGGCGGTCCTCGCGTCGCTCGGGCTCGCGTCCGGGCCGGTATCCGGACCCACCTCCGGGCCGGTCCCCGGGCTCACCTCCGGACCGGCGGTGCCGTCGGACCGGTCGGCGGCCGACGGGGCCGCCAGCTGCGGAACCGGGCTGCCGGCCGGGACGCCCGGCACCGGCGTCGCCGCCGCGCTCGCCCACCCCGAACACCCTGCGGTGGTACGCGCGTTGGGCGCCCGCAACGACCGGCTGGCCCGCTTCTGGTTGGAGCAGCGGGTTCCCGGTGCGGTGGCCGAGTCCCAGTTGACCGGTCTGGACGTGCTGGTGGTGGACGCCGAGGACAGCTTCACCGGCATGCTCGCCCACCTGCTGCGGGCGCTCGGCGCGGCGGTCCGGCAGGTCCGCTGGGACCAGACCGCGACGGTCGACCCGGCCACCGCGGACGTCCTGGTCGCCGGGCCCGGCCCGGGTGACCCGACCGACCCGGCGCAGCCCCGGATGGCGGTGCTGCGCCGGGTCGTGGACGCCGCGCTGCACCGTGGGCAGCCGCTGCTCGGCATCTGTCTGGGCCACCAGGTGCTGGCCGACCGGCTCGGCCTGGCGGTGACCCGCCGGCCGCTGCCCAGCCAGGGACTGCAGCGGGAGATCGACTTCTTCGGTATCCCGCGCCGGGTCGGCTTCTACTCAAGTTTCACCGCCCGCTGCGACACCGCGAGCCTGCCCACCGCGTACGGGCAGGTCCGGCTGTGCCGCGACGAGACCGACGGCGCGGTGCACGCGCTGGTCGGCCCCCGGTTCGCCGGGGTGCAGTTCCACCCCGAGTCGGTACTCAGCCCGGACGGCCTGGACGTGCTGCGGGACCTGCTGGTCGATCTGGTCGCGGTCAACCGGCGGCCAGACCGCGTTTGACCGCCGCGGCGATATCGACCACCCGCCGGGCGGTCAGGGCGGTCGCGGTCAGCGCCGCCTCGTCCGGCGGGATCTCGCCGTTGTTGCTGGTGTGCGAGGCGCCGTACGGGTTGCCGCCGACGAACTGGCTCGGCTCCACGTAGCCGGGGGTGACCACGATGCCACCCCAGTGGTAGACGACGTTGTACAGCGACAGCAGCGTGGCCTCCTGGCCGCCGTGCGCGGTCGCGGTCGAGCAGAATCCGGAGAACACCTTGTTGACCAGGACGCCCTTGGCCCACAACGGTCCACTGCCGTCGATGAACTGCTTCAGCTGCGCGGCCATCACCCCGTACCGGGTCGGGGTGCCGAAGATGACCGCGTCCGACCAGGCCAGGTCGTCGATCTCGGCCTCCATCACGTCCTCGGTCTCCAGCCGGTGCGCGTGCCAGCCGGAGTTGGACCGGATCGCCTCCTCGGGGGCGAGCTCGCGGACCTTGCGGAGCCGCACCTGCGCGCCGGCCTTCTCCGCGGCCTCCACGGCGGCCTGCGCCATCTTGTAGGTGGTCCCGGTGGCGCTGTAGTAGATCACCGACAGGTTGATCGGGTCGTCCATCGATAGCTCCTTCGGTTCGGCTCGGATCTGCCCCGGTACCGCGCTACCCGTTCGTTGCGCCGGCAAACACCGGTGCCGGCATCGGCTCCGACGGTGCCCGCCGATCCGTCCGACATCGGGAGTGCGGCGCTCGCGCCGCCGGCCCGGCTCACAACACTGGATCCGGGATTGTGAACGAACGGACCCTGGGCGACACGTGAACGGGGTAGGTAGCTTTCGTTACGACTCGGTCGCCGCCGCCGCCGACCCGCTCTTCCCGCCGGTACGCCCGCCGGCAGCCCGGTACGTCCGCCGGCAGCCCGGCGGGCCCCGCCGTCGATCCTTGAGGAGGTCCTGATGCGTGACCGTCAGGCGCTCGCGTTGGCGTTCGATGTCCCGGGCCTGCCGCCACTGAAGAACCAGACACTGTCCATCTTCACCGCCGGCAACCGCCAGGCGGCGCGGGTCCGTACCCTGCTGACCGCGGCGTGCGACGCGGCGCAGCGCAGCGGCTGGACGCCGCTGACCGAGCCGGTTGCGCTGGAGGTCGTGGTACGCCGCCCGAGCGGGCACCAGTTCGGCTATGCGACGAACTTCCTCGGCGGCATCGGCGACGTACTGCAGGACAAGCGCCACGAACCGGTCGGCACCGTCGCCCACCTCGGCGTCCTCGTCGACGTGGCGCTGTTCGTCACCGACCGGCAGATCCAGCGGATCTGCTACCGCGAGGAGTACGCCGACGAACCGTCGTACCAGGTGACGGTCGCCGCGCTCGACCAGCCCGACGTCTGAGGCCGGCCCGACGTCTTGAGCCAGCGCGGCACTGTCACGCCGCTTCGCTGACCAGCGACGCTACTTCGTCGGCACAGCCCCAGCTCAGCGTCACGCCGGCACCGCCGTGGCCGTAGCAGTGGATCAGCCGGGTGACCCCGGCCGGCGGCGCGGGATCAGCCTCCACCCGGGCACCGCCGTGCCGCCCGGGCCGCAGCCCGACCCGCTGGGCGAGGACCGCCGCACCGGCCAGCTCGGGAACGAGGGCGGCGCAGCGGGCCCGGATCGCCCGGCTCGTCGCCGGATCGGGCAGTTCGCCGTCGACGCCCGGCTCGAACGTGCCGCCGAGCACGACGTCGCGCCGCCGGGGGTGCACGTACGTGGAGCCGTCGGGGTGGTGTTCGTCGCGTACCGAGGTGGCGATGCCGGGATTGGCCACCAGCACCACCTGGCCGCGGATCGGATGCACCGCAGGATCGGCGGCCAGCCGACCGGCGGCCAGGCCGGTGGCGTTCACCACCACCGGCGCCAGCTGGCCCGCCTCGGCCAGATCGGACAGGTCACGCTGGCGCAGCACGCCGCCGGCGGAGACGAACCGTCGGGTGAGCCAGTCCAGGTACGGCCGCATCTCCACGGTGGGCACCGTGCACCGCCACTCGGCCACCACCCCACCGGCCGGAGCGGCGCCGGTGGCCGGCACCACCGGGGTGACCGGGCAGTAACGCAGGTCGGGAACGGCCGCTGCCCACCACGGTGGATCGTCGACCGGGGCACGCAGCAGCATCCGGGTCGGTCGCATCACCACCCCCGGCACCGGCTGCCGGGCCTGGTCGGCCAGTTCGTCGAAGGTGCGACGGGCCCAGTCGAGCACCCGGGACGTACCGTCGGTCCGGGTCGGGTACCAGACCGCGGCGGCCACCGCCGACACGGTCTGCTCGACGGGGTGGGCGGTGACCACGGTCACCCGTAGTCCCCGTTGCTGCAGCCGGACGGCACAGCTGAGCCCGATGATGCCGGCTCCGACCACCACCGCGTCAGACACCGTCTCTCCTGTCCGTCCCGTCCGTTCGGCCGGCCCGCTCCGGGCGGTACCCGTACCCGCCGGGCCACATCCTGCCGGACCGGGTCACGGTCCGTGCGACGGCCCCAGCCGCAGCGGTCCCCGCGCCGGTCCCAACCGCAGAGGGTCGGTGGTCAGTACCCGACATCGACGGCGACGACGAACCGGTCGCCGAGGCCGACCTCGGCGACCCGTACCGGCGGCGGCTGGTCCGGCCCGCCGGCCGGGTCGATACCGAGACCGTAGGTGACCCGGCCCTCGTAGTCGCCGGCGAACCCGTAGCCACGCAGGCTGCCCAGCCGCAGCTGCGGGCCCGGCGATCGCTGGACCGACATCCGGCCGTACGCGTCGTGGGCCTGCGCGGAGACGAACCGGATCTGCAGAAAGCAGTCGCCAGCCAGGTCGACCGGCTCGCCGGTGCCGTCGAAGACGATCCGCGGCTGGTAACCGACCTCGTAGGACGGGAATCCGGACCGGAACACGAACGAGATCCGGCTGTACGCCGGGTCGGTGTCGACGTGGTCGGTGGCCTCGATCTCCACCAGGTACGGCAGTGGCGGAGCCGGCCGAGGTGCGACCGGCGGACGGACGTCGTTGCGGATGACGACGGTCTGCGACGGCACCGCCCAGTCGTAGCGCACCCGGTGATCACCCGAGCCGGGGCCATCGGTTCCGTCCGGTCCCCCCGGTCCGCTCCGGCCTGGGTCCACCACCACGGGTGACTCCCGCTGGCCGGCACCGGTTCCCACCGGGTCGGTCGCGGTGCAGCCGGCGGCGGCCAGGAGCATGGCGAGGCTGACGATCGTCGGTACGCGCAGATGGGTCATACCGGACTGACGCGCAGCTGACCACCGGGGTTTACCAGTGGCCGGACCCCGCCCGCGCCGACGGTCCGGTCAGGACCGCCACTTGATCGAGCAGCCCATGCTTGGCTGGTGCGGCTCTGGCACCGGGTGCCCGGCCAGCACCAGTTCGATCGCGGCCCGCAGCGCGGCACCGGTGACCGGCTTGCCGTTGCCCGGGGTGGAGTCGTCGAACGCGCCCCGGTAGGCCAGGGTGCGGTCGGCGCCGTACAGGAAGAAGTCCGGAGTGCACACCGCCTGGTAGGCACGGCCGACCTGCTGGGTGGCGTCGACGAGGTACGGGAAGCTCCAGCCGGCCCGCTGTGCCTGGGCGGCGAGTTGCGCGGGGGCGTCGTCGGGGTACGCCTCGGCGTCGTTGGTGCAGATGCCGACGACGGCCAGGGTCGGAAACTCGGCGAGCACCTTGGCCAGTCCGACCTCGACGTGTTTCACGTACGGGCAGTGGTTGCAGATGAAGGCGACGAGCAGTGCCGGGGCGTCGGCGAAGTCGTCGCGGCGGACCACGTGACCGGTGACGTCCGCCAACGCGAAGTCGGGCGCGGGGGTGCCCAGCGGCACCATCTCTGAGGTGACAGCCATGCCCGCCACCCTACCCGCGCGCTCGGCCAGGGCAGTGGGATGCGACCGCTGGCTACCCTCGGCGCCATGCCGTCACGCGCCGTCGCACTGGACCGGCTGTTGACCGGGTTCGGCCTGGCGATGATCGGCGGCGCAGCGCTGTGGCTGCTCGCCACCGGGCGTACCGAGGTGACGACCTCGGCGGACGTCGAGGCGTCCCCGGTGACGATCCCCACGGTCGTGGTGCCGTTGGTCGCCGGGATGCTGCTGGCCAGGCTGGTGCCGCCGCAGCTGCCGGCGTTGCGCCCGGCGGACGCCGACGCGCGGTCGGCCCTCACCCGGCAGGTGGTCGGCCTGGGCACGGTCGCGGTGGCGTTCGCCGTGCTGGCGTTGCTCCTCGGGCCGGGAAGCGTCTGGTACGGCCCGGTGAAGGTCGCGCTGCTTCTCGGTGGCGCCTGGTGGGTGCTGCGGAACTGGCCGGCGCCACCGCCCGACGGCCGGGAGCATCGGCGGGCGGTCCCGGGGCGGTGGTACTGGCTGGGTCCGCTGCCGGCGGTCGTCGGCTGGGCCTGGCTGGCGTACTACAGCCCGCTGACCGGACCGTCCGACCTGTCCGGCTACCGGGCCTACGAGCCGATGGTCCTGCTCGGGGCGATGCTGCTGACCTTCCTTACCGCGAGTGTGCTGGAGGAGGTCTTCTACCGAGTGCTGCTGCAGACGCGGTTGGAGGCGCTGCTCGGCCGCTGGCCCGCGATCACCGCGACCGCGCTGCTGTACGCGGCGATGCACACCCACCGGATCGGCACCGGCCCGCTGGCCGACATGGTCGCGGTGGTGCTGATGTTCAACGGCGGGCTCGGCCTGTTCCTCGGCTACCTGTGGTCGCGGTACCGCAACGGGTGGGCGATCGTCGCCGTGCACGGCGCGGTCAACTCACTCACTCTGCTGCCGCTGCTCGTCGGCTGACCCGCCCGCGTTCAGTCGGGCGGTGTGGTTGCCCACACCGGTCCGATGGGTCGGACGGATCGCCGCAGTCGCGCTATCGTCGATTTATTCAACGCGTAATGAAATCGATGGAGGTGGTCGTGATGGGCGTTGACACCGCCGACTGTGTGGTCTCCGGTGGTGGACCGGCCGGCATGATGCTCGGCCTGCTGCTGGCCCGCGCCGGGGTGCGGGTGGTCGTCTGTGAGAAGCACGAGGACTTCCTGCGGGACTTCCGTGGCGACACCGTGCACCCGTCGACGTTGCGGCTGCTCGACGAGCTCGGCCTCGGCGACCAGTTCGCCGCTCTGCCGCAGACCCGGATCCACGAGGTCGCCTTTCCGACCGGCGAGGACCGGCAGATCGTCGTCGGGGACCTGCGCCGGTTGCACACCCCGCACCCGTACATCGCGATGGTGCCGCAGTGGGACCTGCTCAACCTGCTGGCCAAGGCGGCGTCGGCCGAACCGACGTTCACCCTGCGGACGGGGACCGAGGTGACCGGCCTGCTGCACGACGGCGACCGGGTCGCCGGGGTGCGCTACCGGACCACGGACGGTGTCACCGGCGAGATCCGGGCGGCGCTGACCGTGGCCTGCGACGGGCGCTGGTCGACCGTGCGACGGGCGGCCGGGCTGCGGCCCCGCGAGTTCCCGGTGCCGATCGACGCCTGGTGGTTCCGGCTGCCCCGGCGCGACACCGACGACCTGCCGGGCCTGGTGCCGGCCGCCGGCCACGGCGCGATGGTCGTGGTGTTTCCCCGGGAGGGCCACCTGCAGGTCGCCTACATCGCCCGCAAGGGGACCGACGCCGAGTTGCGCAGCCGCGGGCTGGCGGCGTTCCAGCGCCAGGTGGCCACCGTCGCACCCCGGCTCGCCGACCGGCTCGACGCGCTGACCAGCATGGACGACGTCAAACATCTGGACGTACGGGTGAACCGGCTGCGCCGCTGGCACCGCGACGGTCTGCTCTGCATCGGCGACGCCGCGCACGCGATGAGCCCGGTGGGCGGGGTCGGCATCAACCTCGCCGTCGCCGATGCCGTCGCGGCGGCGACCCGGCTGGCCGGGCCGCTGCGCCGGGGCCGGATCACCCCGGCGGAGCTGGCCACGGTACGGGCCCGCCGGGCCCTGCCGACCGTCGTGGTGCAGACCCTGCAGCAGAACCTGCACCGCACCATCGTCCAGCCGATCCTGGACGGTCGGCGGGTCGGCCCACCGGCCCCGCTGCTGACCCTGATGCGCCGGTTCCCACCGGCGTCGCTGCTACCCGCCTACCTGATCGGCATC is drawn from Micromonospora sp. Llam0 and contains these coding sequences:
- a CDS encoding FAD-dependent oxidoreductase, translated to MSDAVVVGAGIIGLSCAVRLQQRGLRVTVVTAHPVEQTVSAVAAAVWYPTRTDGTSRVLDWARRTFDELADQARQPVPGVVMRPTRMLLRAPVDDPPWWAAAVPDLRYCPVTPVVPATGAAPAGGVVAEWRCTVPTVEMRPYLDWLTRRFVSAGGVLRQRDLSDLAEAGQLAPVVVNATGLAAGRLAADPAVHPIRGQVVLVANPGIATSVRDEHHPDGSTYVHPRRRDVVLGGTFEPGVDGELPDPATSRAIRARCAALVPELAGAAVLAQRVGLRPGRHGGARVEADPAPPAGVTRLIHCYGHGGAGVTLSWGCADEVASLVSEAA
- a CDS encoding thioredoxin family protein → MAVTSEMVPLGTPAPDFALADVTGHVVRRDDFADAPALLVAFICNHCPYVKHVEVGLAKVLAEFPTLAVVGICTNDAEAYPDDAPAQLAAQAQRAGWSFPYLVDATQQVGRAYQAVCTPDFFLYGADRTLAYRGAFDDSTPGNGKPVTGAALRAAIELVLAGHPVPEPHQPSMGCSIKWRS
- a CDS encoding CPBP family intramembrane glutamic endopeptidase, with product MPSRAVALDRLLTGFGLAMIGGAALWLLATGRTEVTTSADVEASPVTIPTVVVPLVAGMLLARLVPPQLPALRPADADARSALTRQVVGLGTVAVAFAVLALLLGPGSVWYGPVKVALLLGGAWWVLRNWPAPPPDGREHRRAVPGRWYWLGPLPAVVGWAWLAYYSPLTGPSDLSGYRAYEPMVLLGAMLLTFLTASVLEEVFYRVLLQTRLEALLGRWPAITATALLYAAMHTHRIGTGPLADMVAVVLMFNGGLGLFLGYLWSRYRNGWAIVAVHGAVNSLTLLPLLVG
- a CDS encoding FAD-dependent oxidoreductase, with product MGVDTADCVVSGGGPAGMMLGLLLARAGVRVVVCEKHEDFLRDFRGDTVHPSTLRLLDELGLGDQFAALPQTRIHEVAFPTGEDRQIVVGDLRRLHTPHPYIAMVPQWDLLNLLAKAASAEPTFTLRTGTEVTGLLHDGDRVAGVRYRTTDGVTGEIRAALTVACDGRWSTVRRAAGLRPREFPVPIDAWWFRLPRRDTDDLPGLVPAAGHGAMVVVFPREGHLQVAYIARKGTDAELRSRGLAAFQRQVATVAPRLADRLDALTSMDDVKHLDVRVNRLRRWHRDGLLCIGDAAHAMSPVGGVGINLAVADAVAAATRLAGPLRRGRITPAELATVRARRALPTVVVQTLQQNLHRTIVQPILDGRRVGPPAPLLTLMRRFPPASLLPAYLIGIGPRPEHAPEYARRRGQPG